One Methylocaldum marinum DNA window includes the following coding sequences:
- the smc gene encoding chromosome segregation protein SMC, with product MRLDKIKLAGFKSFVDPTSIPLPGNLVGIVGPNGCGKSNIIDAVRWVMGESSARHLRGDTMADVIFNGSSTRKPVGLASVELIFDNGEGKAPGEFAKYREISIKRQVTRDGQSTYLLNGARCRRKDITDLFLGTGLGSRSYAIIEQGTISRLIEAKPDELREIIEEAAGISKYKERRHETELRMGHTQENLDRLQDLRDEVAKQLANLQRQAKKAEKYTALKQEERRYKEQLLAIRWRRYDELLRDHQKSLAASEQLFKQLVGEDNRLNASLEQYRDRHEALQHQLGEHQGRYYELGAEISRLDQTIKHARKTRETLIQEQARLHGEKEQALNDLENDKRQIETVREELAAVEVGLEQALAAETEAVRHRDEADRALRNLRQAFESLSAEINRFKGQAEIQRSRMKQLEHQERQLQSRRERLEAERADLETTVQTEGLEELQQELAELEAERATLHERLQSLSDRIREERDRAKARQDELNACRAEVHGVQGKISSLETLQQHAMGKDRAAIRKWLAERDLDNAARLAEHLDVSPGWETAVERVLGSYLEALCVEGPDFYWPHLDGLPGESLGFFETRSTDANGVPAAEKLIAKVQSPWDLGPLLGAVYCADDLAAAKALSERLADHESVVTADGIHLGRGWLAVRKPDDGKAGMIKRERDLRELKARRDGLLEKTRALEQDLAEADQAVKDAEHEREHLQAKERSLGADQARLKAEASAAAARCEQAAKRLRQLEHELVDLEENQSQAIEETAEARTGLIEAEERLAELEPKTADHAVRREELEVLLGNADTSLQAARDGVHELKTRLETLKSAEGLTRKHLERAQHLYDQSLGRLETVSAQMSEAETPVEEEQARLDELSEQRVEVERALSDLRKRSGELEAETRRIDEARIRNQRDLENLKQRLEQAKLELQANEVRRQTVQEQFEELGAVAEAVLAELPDDADEKIWQKRVAELGEEIIRLGAVNLTAMEEYLAQSERMKFLDQQHQDLTESLATLREAIEKIDRECRTRFKETFDRVNAGLQRMFPKLFGGGQASLDLTERDLLHTGVSIMARPPGKRNSSIHLLSGGEKALTAVALVFAIFELNPAPFCLLDEVDAPLDDANVGRFSQLVKEMSEKVQFLFISHNKVTMEIAQHLAGVTMKEPGVSRIVAVDIDAAVEMSAV from the coding sequence ATGCGGCTGGACAAGATCAAACTCGCGGGCTTCAAGTCCTTCGTCGACCCCACATCGATTCCTCTCCCCGGAAATCTCGTGGGCATCGTCGGACCGAACGGCTGCGGCAAATCCAATATCATCGACGCGGTGCGCTGGGTGATGGGCGAGAGTTCCGCCAGGCACCTTCGCGGCGACACCATGGCCGACGTGATCTTCAACGGCTCCAGTACGCGCAAGCCGGTAGGCCTGGCTTCGGTTGAACTGATCTTCGACAACGGCGAGGGCAAGGCACCGGGCGAATTCGCCAAATACCGGGAAATCTCGATCAAACGCCAGGTCACCCGAGACGGGCAATCGACTTATCTTCTGAACGGCGCGCGCTGCCGCCGCAAGGACATCACCGATCTATTCCTCGGCACCGGCCTGGGCTCGCGCAGCTACGCGATCATCGAGCAAGGCACCATTTCCCGTCTGATCGAAGCCAAGCCCGACGAACTCCGCGAGATCATCGAGGAAGCGGCGGGGATCTCGAAATACAAGGAAAGGCGCCACGAAACCGAGCTCCGCATGGGCCACACCCAGGAAAACCTCGACCGGCTGCAAGACTTGCGCGACGAGGTAGCGAAGCAATTGGCCAATCTTCAGCGCCAGGCCAAGAAGGCGGAAAAATATACCGCGCTGAAACAGGAGGAGCGCCGCTACAAGGAGCAATTGCTGGCCATCCGCTGGCGCAGATACGACGAACTTCTGCGCGATCACCAGAAATCCCTGGCCGCCTCCGAGCAGCTGTTCAAGCAACTGGTCGGCGAAGACAACCGCTTGAACGCGTCTCTGGAGCAGTACCGCGACCGCCACGAAGCACTGCAGCATCAACTCGGCGAACATCAAGGCCGCTATTACGAACTCGGCGCCGAAATCAGCCGGCTCGACCAGACCATCAAGCATGCCCGCAAGACGCGTGAAACCCTGATCCAGGAACAAGCCCGGCTCCACGGCGAAAAAGAACAGGCCCTTAATGATCTGGAAAACGACAAACGCCAGATTGAAACCGTGCGGGAAGAACTTGCTGCGGTCGAGGTTGGCCTCGAACAGGCCCTGGCCGCCGAAACCGAGGCGGTCAGACATCGTGATGAAGCAGACCGCGCCCTCAGAAATCTGCGCCAGGCGTTCGAATCGCTGAGCGCCGAGATCAACCGTTTCAAAGGCCAGGCCGAGATCCAGAGATCGCGTATGAAGCAACTGGAACACCAGGAACGCCAGCTCCAATCCCGGCGCGAACGCCTGGAAGCCGAACGTGCCGATCTCGAGACCACCGTGCAAACCGAAGGACTCGAAGAACTACAGCAGGAGCTGGCCGAACTCGAAGCCGAACGCGCGACGCTGCACGAGCGGCTGCAAAGCCTGAGCGACAGGATTCGGGAGGAACGCGATCGGGCCAAGGCCCGTCAGGACGAACTGAATGCCTGCCGCGCCGAAGTCCATGGCGTGCAGGGCAAGATCAGCTCGCTGGAAACGCTGCAACAGCACGCCATGGGCAAGGACCGCGCCGCGATCAGAAAATGGCTGGCGGAACGCGATCTCGATAATGCCGCTCGCCTGGCCGAACACCTGGACGTTAGCCCGGGCTGGGAGACGGCCGTGGAACGCGTTCTCGGCAGCTACCTCGAAGCCCTCTGCGTCGAAGGACCGGACTTCTACTGGCCGCATCTGGATGGGCTTCCCGGCGAATCCCTGGGTTTTTTTGAAACCCGCTCGACCGATGCGAACGGTGTACCGGCCGCGGAAAAACTCATCGCGAAGGTTCAATCCCCCTGGGACCTCGGCCCGCTGCTCGGCGCCGTGTACTGCGCGGACGATCTCGCGGCGGCAAAAGCTCTGAGCGAGCGCCTGGCGGATCACGAATCGGTCGTGACCGCGGACGGCATTCATCTGGGCCGGGGCTGGCTGGCGGTCCGCAAGCCGGACGACGGCAAAGCCGGCATGATCAAGCGGGAGCGCGATCTGCGAGAGTTGAAGGCACGGCGCGACGGCTTGCTGGAGAAAACCCGGGCACTGGAGCAGGACCTCGCCGAAGCCGATCAGGCGGTAAAGGACGCTGAGCACGAGCGGGAGCATCTGCAGGCGAAGGAGCGCAGCCTGGGGGCCGATCAGGCCCGGCTCAAGGCCGAAGCCAGCGCGGCCGCGGCGCGCTGCGAACAGGCCGCGAAGCGGCTCCGGCAGCTCGAACATGAACTGGTCGATCTGGAAGAAAATCAGTCTCAAGCCATCGAAGAAACCGCCGAAGCCAGAACCGGTCTGATCGAGGCCGAAGAACGCCTCGCCGAACTGGAACCGAAAACGGCTGACCACGCCGTCCGGCGGGAGGAGCTGGAAGTTCTCCTCGGCAATGCCGACACATCCCTGCAAGCGGCGCGAGACGGGGTCCACGAACTCAAGACTCGTCTGGAAACACTGAAATCCGCCGAAGGCTTGACCCGGAAACATTTGGAACGGGCGCAGCACCTGTACGATCAGTCGCTGGGACGGTTGGAAACCGTCAGCGCACAAATGAGCGAGGCGGAAACGCCGGTCGAGGAGGAACAGGCCCGCTTGGACGAGCTGTCGGAACAGCGCGTCGAGGTCGAGCGGGCTTTGTCGGATTTGCGCAAACGTTCCGGCGAACTGGAAGCCGAAACGCGCCGCATCGACGAAGCCCGAATCCGCAATCAAAGGGATCTGGAGAACCTCAAGCAGCGCCTCGAACAAGCCAAACTGGAGCTACAAGCGAACGAGGTGCGCCGGCAAACGGTACAGGAACAATTCGAAGAACTGGGCGCTGTGGCGGAGGCGGTTTTGGCCGAGCTCCCGGACGACGCCGACGAGAAAATCTGGCAGAAGCGAGTCGCCGAACTCGGAGAGGAAATCATCAGGCTGGGCGCGGTCAATCTGACGGCGATGGAAGAATACCTGGCCCAATCGGAACGGATGAAATTTCTCGATCAACAGCACCAGGATCTGACCGAGTCTCTGGCCACGCTGCGAGAAGCCATCGAGAAAATCGACCGCGAATGCCGGACCCGCTTCAAGGAAACCTTCGACCGGGTAAACGCCGGCCTGCAACGGATGTTTCCCAAGCTTTTCGGCGGCGGGCAGGCGTCGCTGGATCTCACCGAACGCGACTTGCTGCATACCGGCGTCAGCATCATGGCACGGCCGCCCGGCAAGCGGAACAGTTCGATTCATCTGTTGTCGGGCGGCGAAAAGGCGCTCACGGCAGTCGCACTGGTTTTCGCCATCTTCGAACTCAACCCGGCACCCTTCTGCCTGCTCGACGAAGTCGACGCCCCGCTGGACGACGCCAATGTCGGCCGCTTCAGCCAGTTGGTCAAGGAAATGTCCGAAAAGGTACAATTCCTGTTCATTTCGCATAATAAGGTGACGATGGAAATCGCCCAGCATTTGGCCGGCGTCACCATGAAAGAACCCGGCGTATCCCGTATCGTCGCGGTGGATATCGACGCCGCAGTGGAAATGTCGGCGGTTTGA
- a CDS encoding cell division protein ZipA, with translation MDRDTVRLILLAIGIIVIAGIYVWGRYKQEILDFLQRRGEFDELDFDPSIDREQPDYSELDEIESVRVPDRNERRFSDDEFDLGEEPAEVVETPRRTSRETDKNAALGAPFLIQLSVVAGEDFVFAGEDLKNALLDLDLIHGEMGIFHRYDQDFRKPLFSVASLVKPGTFPIDDMTSFECPGVILFFQPATVDDPLYVFDNLVNTCHELAVRLDGIEWDETRSPLTTAKIAQMRNRLEEAYE, from the coding sequence ATGGATAGAGATACCGTACGTTTGATCCTGCTGGCGATCGGCATCATCGTCATCGCCGGCATCTATGTCTGGGGCAGATATAAGCAAGAAATCCTGGATTTTCTGCAACGGCGCGGCGAATTCGACGAGCTGGATTTCGACCCCTCGATCGACCGGGAGCAGCCCGACTACTCCGAGCTGGACGAAATCGAAAGCGTTCGTGTTCCGGATAGAAACGAGCGGCGTTTTTCCGACGACGAATTCGATCTCGGAGAAGAGCCGGCAGAGGTGGTCGAAACGCCGCGTAGAACTTCGCGGGAAACCGATAAGAATGCCGCCCTGGGCGCGCCGTTTCTGATACAGCTCAGCGTTGTCGCTGGCGAAGACTTCGTTTTTGCCGGCGAAGACCTCAAGAATGCCCTGCTGGACCTCGACCTGATCCATGGCGAGATGGGCATTTTTCACCGCTATGACCAGGACTTCCGCAAGCCGCTATTCAGCGTGGCCAGCCTGGTGAAACCCGGAACGTTTCCCATCGACGACATGACGTCCTTCGAATGTCCCGGCGTAATCCTGTTCTTCCAGCCGGCAACGGTCGATGACCCCTTGTATGTGTTCGACAATTTGGTCAACACTTGCCATGAACTCGCCGTTCGCTTGGACGGGATCGAGTGGGACGAAACCCGCTCCCCGCTGACCACGGCAAAAATCGCTCAAATGCGCAACCGCCTGGAAGAGGCTTACGAGTAG
- the ligA gene encoding NAD-dependent DNA ligase LigA, producing MNTPEEIKRRADDLRKDIEFHNQRYYQLDSPLISDAEYDRLMQELLAIERQYPELATPDSPTQRVGAPPVAAFAAVRHEIPMLSLDNAFSDEDVEDFHRRVCQRLERNDIGYLVEPKLDGLAVSLVYDKGVLVCGATRGDGQTGEDISHNVRTIRDIPLRLAGEGWPDRLEVRGEVFMSKQGFLALNERARQNGDKVFVNPRNAAAGSLRQLDAKITASRPLRFYAYGYGVFPGDQLPETQKELMDRFKSWGIPVNPELHVVRGVAGCLAYFKDLLARRHDLPYEIDGVVYKVDRLADRRVLGFVARAPRWAIAHKFPAEEATTKVIAIEVQVGRTGAMTPVARLEPVFVGGVTVTNATLHNADEVHRRDVRAGDTVVVRRAGDVIPEVVKSLPELRPADAQVFQMPSRCPVCGSEVELEPGEAIARCSGGLFCAAQHRESIKHFASRRAMDIDGLGDKLVDQILEKGLIETVADLFHLDVERLAALERMGRKSAENLINALERSKHTTLPRFLYALGIREVGEVTAQTLAQHFRTLDKIMAADEEALQKVPDIGPSVAHHIYTFFRQPHNVEVVQALLAAGVHWDEIAEVKTDQPLQGRTFVITGTLSAMSRDEAKARLQALGGKVTGSVSKNTSYVIAGADPGSKLTKAEELGVEVLDEAAFLRLIET from the coding sequence GTGAACACTCCGGAAGAGATCAAACGCCGCGCGGATGACTTGCGCAAGGACATCGAATTTCACAACCAGCGCTATTATCAGCTCGATTCGCCGCTGATTTCGGATGCCGAGTACGACCGTCTAATGCAGGAACTGCTGGCGATCGAGCGGCAATATCCGGAACTCGCGACACCGGACTCCCCGACCCAGCGGGTCGGCGCTCCACCGGTCGCAGCGTTTGCCGCGGTACGCCATGAAATCCCCATGCTGTCGTTGGACAATGCCTTCAGCGACGAGGACGTCGAGGATTTCCACCGCCGCGTGTGCCAGCGGCTCGAACGCAACGACATCGGCTATCTGGTGGAGCCCAAGCTCGACGGTCTCGCGGTGAGCCTCGTTTACGACAAGGGCGTCCTGGTGTGCGGGGCGACGCGCGGCGACGGCCAGACCGGCGAGGACATTTCCCACAATGTCCGCACCATACGCGACATTCCCTTGCGCCTCGCTGGCGAGGGCTGGCCGGACCGACTGGAAGTCAGAGGCGAAGTGTTCATGTCGAAACAGGGCTTCCTCGCCCTGAATGAGCGGGCACGCCAAAACGGCGACAAGGTTTTCGTCAACCCGCGCAATGCCGCCGCCGGAAGTCTCCGGCAACTCGACGCCAAGATCACCGCCTCGCGCCCGCTCCGGTTTTACGCATACGGCTATGGCGTGTTTCCCGGTGACCAACTGCCGGAAACCCAAAAGGAGCTGATGGACCGCTTCAAGTCCTGGGGCATACCGGTCAACCCGGAACTGCACGTGGTCCGGGGCGTAGCCGGCTGTCTCGCGTATTTCAAGGATCTTCTGGCCCGGCGGCACGATCTCCCGTACGAGATCGACGGCGTGGTGTACAAGGTCGACCGGCTCGCCGACCGGCGCGTGCTGGGCTTCGTCGCCCGCGCGCCGCGCTGGGCTATCGCCCACAAATTTCCGGCCGAGGAAGCCACCACCAAGGTCATCGCCATCGAGGTTCAAGTGGGGCGCACCGGTGCTATGACTCCGGTGGCACGGCTGGAACCGGTTTTCGTGGGCGGCGTGACCGTGACCAATGCGACCCTGCACAACGCGGACGAAGTGCATCGGCGCGACGTTCGGGCCGGCGATACGGTAGTCGTTCGCCGCGCCGGCGATGTGATCCCGGAAGTGGTGAAAAGCCTGCCGGAACTTCGCCCGGCCGATGCGCAGGTCTTCCAGATGCCGAGCCGGTGTCCCGTGTGCGGCTCGGAAGTGGAACTGGAGCCTGGCGAAGCCATCGCCCGTTGCAGCGGCGGCCTGTTCTGTGCCGCGCAACACAGGGAATCGATCAAGCATTTCGCGTCGCGCCGCGCCATGGACATCGACGGCCTGGGAGACAAGCTGGTCGATCAGATTCTCGAAAAGGGGTTAATCGAAACCGTCGCCGATCTCTTTCACCTCGACGTCGAACGGCTCGCGGCACTGGAGCGGATGGGACGGAAATCGGCGGAGAATCTGATCAATGCCCTGGAAAGGAGCAAACACACCACTCTGCCCCGCTTCCTTTACGCTCTGGGCATCCGCGAAGTCGGCGAAGTCACCGCGCAAACACTGGCCCAGCATTTCCGGACACTCGACAAGATCATGGCCGCGGACGAGGAAGCACTGCAGAAAGTGCCGGACATAGGCCCGTCCGTGGCCCATCACATCTACACATTCTTCCGGCAGCCGCATAATGTCGAGGTCGTTCAGGCACTACTCGCCGCCGGAGTGCATTGGGACGAAATCGCGGAGGTGAAAACCGACCAGCCGTTGCAGGGCCGAACCTTCGTCATCACCGGCACGCTCTCCGCCATGTCCCGCGACGAAGCGAAAGCCCGGCTTCAGGCTCTCGGGGGCAAGGTCACCGGTAGCGTGTCCAAAAACACCAGCTACGTGATCGCCGGTGCCGACCCCGGCTCGAAGCTGACCAAGGCCGAGGAACTCGGGGTTGAAGTATTGGATGAAGCGGCTTTTTTGCGCTTGATCGAAACCTGA
- a CDS encoding efflux RND transporter permease subunit, whose protein sequence is MSAETPVERGLTARIVELFITSKLSILLLIGSFLAGFAALVLTPREEEPQIVVPVADVLINAPGARAEEVEKLVSTPLETLLREIDGVEYVYSVSREGEALVTVRFYVGEDREDSLVKVWNKLMSNQDRIPPLVNSWTVKPVEIDDVPIVTLALSSSDPSYDTAALRRLADEMKDKLAVVEDAGKITVVGGERRQVSIYPDPARLAAHGTTVLDVMRALQAANINLQAGTFEQANRVVRLDAGPFFTGADEVAGTPVAGQGGRLVYLRNVAELIDGPREFEGYTRIGYGPAAAESPRLGETEAARPGEERQAVTLAVAKRKGANAVAVAEEVIEAASGLYGTVIPEDVTVNITRNYGETADHKVNELVRHLFIAIATIIVLLAFALGPKESFIVALAVPMTLGVTLFCDLIFGYTINRVTLFALILSLGLLVDDPIVDVENIFRHFKLRREPPLDATLTAVDEVRPPTIFATFTVIVSFLPMFFITGMMGPYMAPMAFNVPIAMLMSLLVAFTVTPWASYYLLKSEYGKGEEAFEIKKSAVYRFYHRTLGGLLATAGRAKIFLWLVLAAFVVSALLAVFRIVPLKLLPFDNKNELQIVVDMPRGTTLERTDAAARALGDYLAAVNEVTDFETYVGLASPMDFNGLVRHYYLRREPYQAEIRINLLPKERREQQSHEIALRIRPDIERIAKAYGANAKIVETPPGPPVLSTFVAEVYGPLDADYADLARVAEGVKQEIAGIEGVVDVDDTVDEPQTVIRYRLDRQQAALHGVTVAEVAETLRAALNGMSAGVVHVSSERQPLVIVMRLRRAERSSMADLNALRVKGLDGSLVPLGEIGHATEEPADLTIYHKDLRRLSYVTAEMAGRSPVEAVFDWWDIEKEKPLPEGYAVDLAGEGEWKITVDVFRDLGLAFGAALLMIYVLLVAQTGSLGMPLIIMVAIPLTVIGIMPGFALLNLLFTEPVAGFDNPILFTATAMIGMIALAGIVVRNSIILIDFIERLREQGETLIDALIEAGATRFRPIFLTAAAALFGSFVITLDPIFSGLAWSFIFGIFASTAFSLYVVPVVYYLLNRQRAQ, encoded by the coding sequence ATGAGTGCCGAAACGCCTGTCGAGCGAGGATTGACGGCTCGCATCGTCGAGCTGTTCATCACCTCCAAGCTTTCGATCCTGCTGCTGATCGGGTCCTTTCTGGCCGGGTTCGCCGCGCTGGTACTGACGCCGCGCGAAGAAGAACCACAGATCGTGGTACCGGTGGCGGATGTGTTGATCAACGCGCCGGGCGCCCGCGCCGAGGAAGTCGAAAAACTGGTTTCGACACCGCTCGAGACCCTGCTGCGGGAGATCGACGGCGTCGAGTACGTCTACTCGGTTTCACGGGAAGGCGAGGCCTTGGTGACGGTGCGCTTTTATGTCGGCGAAGACCGTGAGGACAGTCTGGTCAAGGTCTGGAACAAGCTGATGTCCAATCAGGATCGGATCCCGCCGCTGGTGAATTCGTGGACCGTGAAGCCGGTGGAAATCGACGATGTTCCCATCGTCACACTGGCTTTGTCCTCGAGCGATCCGAGCTACGATACGGCGGCGCTGCGCCGTTTGGCCGACGAGATGAAGGACAAGCTGGCCGTGGTGGAGGATGCCGGCAAGATCACCGTGGTCGGCGGCGAGCGCCGGCAGGTTTCGATCTATCCCGATCCCGCGCGCTTGGCGGCGCACGGCACGACCGTTCTGGATGTGATGCGAGCCTTGCAGGCCGCCAACATAAACCTGCAGGCCGGAACCTTCGAACAGGCCAACCGCGTCGTCCGCCTGGATGCCGGCCCGTTCTTCACCGGTGCGGACGAGGTCGCCGGCACGCCGGTAGCCGGGCAGGGCGGCAGACTGGTTTATCTCCGCAACGTGGCGGAGTTGATCGACGGTCCGCGGGAGTTCGAGGGCTACACGCGGATCGGCTACGGGCCGGCAGCCGCGGAAAGCCCCCGGTTGGGCGAAACGGAAGCGGCGAGACCCGGCGAAGAGCGGCAAGCGGTTACTCTGGCCGTCGCCAAGCGGAAAGGGGCGAACGCCGTCGCGGTGGCCGAAGAGGTCATCGAAGCGGCGAGCGGGCTATACGGCACCGTCATTCCCGAAGACGTCACCGTCAACATCACCCGCAATTACGGCGAGACCGCGGATCACAAGGTCAACGAACTGGTCCGACATCTGTTCATCGCCATCGCCACGATCATCGTTCTGTTGGCTTTCGCCCTGGGGCCGAAGGAGTCTTTCATCGTTGCCCTCGCGGTGCCGATGACTTTGGGCGTGACCCTGTTCTGCGATCTCATCTTCGGCTACACCATCAACCGCGTGACCCTGTTCGCGCTGATTCTGTCGCTGGGACTTTTGGTGGACGATCCCATCGTCGACGTGGAAAACATCTTTCGCCATTTCAAGCTGCGCCGGGAGCCTCCCCTGGACGCCACCTTGACCGCGGTCGACGAGGTCCGTCCGCCCACCATCTTCGCGACCTTCACCGTCATCGTGTCCTTTTTGCCGATGTTCTTCATCACCGGCATGATGGGGCCGTACATGGCGCCCATGGCTTTCAACGTGCCCATCGCGATGCTGATGTCGCTCCTGGTGGCGTTCACGGTAACTCCCTGGGCGAGCTATTACCTCCTCAAGAGCGAGTACGGCAAGGGCGAGGAAGCGTTCGAAATCAAAAAGAGCGCGGTGTACCGGTTTTATCACCGCACCCTGGGCGGACTCCTGGCAACCGCCGGTCGGGCGAAAATCTTTCTATGGCTGGTGCTGGCGGCCTTCGTGGTTTCCGCCCTGCTGGCGGTGTTTCGCATCGTGCCGCTGAAGCTCCTGCCTTTCGACAACAAGAACGAGCTGCAAATCGTCGTCGACATGCCGCGCGGCACCACCCTGGAACGAACCGACGCGGCGGCGCGGGCGCTTGGCGATTATCTCGCCGCCGTCAACGAAGTGACCGATTTCGAGACTTACGTGGGACTCGCATCGCCCATGGATTTCAACGGACTGGTGCGGCATTACTATCTGCGGCGGGAACCGTATCAGGCGGAGATTCGGATCAACCTCCTGCCCAAGGAGCGGCGCGAGCAACAGTCCCACGAGATCGCCCTGCGCATCCGTCCCGACATCGAGCGGATCGCCAAGGCTTACGGCGCCAATGCCAAGATCGTCGAAACCCCTCCGGGTCCTCCGGTGCTGTCGACTTTCGTGGCCGAAGTGTACGGTCCCCTGGACGCGGATTATGCCGATCTGGCGCGGGTTGCCGAAGGCGTAAAGCAGGAGATCGCCGGAATCGAAGGGGTGGTCGACGTGGACGACACCGTCGACGAGCCGCAGACCGTGATCCGCTATCGGTTGGACCGTCAGCAGGCCGCGCTGCACGGCGTAACCGTGGCGGAGGTTGCGGAGACCCTACGCGCAGCGTTGAACGGAATGTCCGCCGGCGTCGTGCACGTTTCGTCCGAACGCCAGCCCCTGGTAATCGTCATGCGGCTGCGGCGCGCGGAGCGTTCCTCCATGGCCGATCTGAATGCGCTGCGGGTGAAAGGCCTGGACGGCTCGCTGGTGCCGCTGGGCGAAATCGGCCATGCGACGGAGGAACCGGCGGATCTCACGATTTATCATAAAGACCTCAGGCGCCTGAGCTACGTGACCGCGGAAATGGCGGGGCGGAGTCCGGTGGAGGCCGTTTTCGACTGGTGGGACATCGAAAAGGAAAAGCCGCTGCCCGAAGGCTATGCGGTCGATCTGGCCGGGGAAGGGGAGTGGAAGATCACGGTGGACGTATTCCGCGATCTGGGGCTCGCGTTCGGCGCGGCCCTGCTCATGATTTACGTGCTCCTGGTGGCGCAGACGGGTTCCTTGGGGATGCCGCTCATCATCATGGTGGCGATTCCCTTGACCGTTATCGGCATCATGCCGGGTTTCGCATTGCTCAACCTGCTGTTCACCGAACCCGTGGCGGGTTTCGACAATCCGATTCTTTTCACCGCCACCGCCATGATCGGCATGATCGCCCTAGCCGGCATCGTGGTGCGCAATTCCATCATTCTTATCGACTTCATCGAGCGGTTGCGGGAGCAGGGAGAAACACTGATCGATGCCCTCATCGAAGCCGGCGCCACCCGGTTCCGGCCCATCTTTCTCACTGCCGCGGCCGCGCTGTTCGGCTCTTTCGTCATCACCCTGGATCCCATCTTCTCCGGGCTCGCCTGGAGTTTCATCTTCGGCATTTTTGCGTCGACCGCGTTTTCGCTCTACGTGGTGCCGGTGGTTTATTACCTGTTAAATCGGCAACGGGCGCAATGA
- a CDS encoding efflux RND transporter periplasmic adaptor subunit, translated as MTHSKQSRTKLIYALIAAAVLIVLLVWMQGGFKDKVEPGVSESVANGKAEERAPTVKVVRKAVEKIFAWPGTAAARTVAQIAPKIPGRILEIAVRAGDRVKKDQVLARLDERETRSRLGQARAALAAAEAQAGHARADARRIQNLYDKEAATRQALDAALAAARTAEAQVREARDAIREAESSQTETVLRAPFDGIIVERRLEPGDMALPGSPILVLQESQRLRIESAIPAECAGLVEIGDELKVRIANPERELDAVADEIQPAADPRTRTVLVKARLPEDSGVQPGAFGWLYQACGQDEVLLLPVSAVSRVGQLESVRLVVDDKVRLRHVRTGKRHDGQIEILSGLDEGDTVLLPEAGR; from the coding sequence ATGACCCATTCCAAGCAGTCCAGGACCAAGCTGATCTATGCTCTGATCGCGGCGGCCGTTTTGATCGTGCTTCTCGTGTGGATGCAAGGGGGCTTCAAAGACAAGGTGGAACCGGGGGTGAGCGAGTCCGTGGCGAATGGGAAAGCCGAAGAGCGCGCGCCAACGGTTAAGGTGGTTCGCAAGGCGGTCGAAAAAATCTTCGCCTGGCCCGGCACCGCCGCGGCGCGGACGGTGGCGCAGATCGCTCCCAAGATTCCCGGCAGGATTCTGGAAATCGCGGTTCGCGCGGGCGATCGCGTCAAGAAGGATCAGGTGCTGGCACGTCTCGACGAACGCGAAACCCGCTCGCGTCTGGGCCAGGCACGAGCCGCGCTCGCCGCCGCGGAGGCGCAGGCCGGACACGCTCGCGCCGATGCCCGCCGAATCCAAAATCTTTACGACAAAGAGGCCGCGACCCGGCAAGCCCTCGATGCCGCGCTGGCGGCGGCCCGGACCGCCGAAGCGCAAGTGCGGGAAGCGAGAGATGCGATTCGCGAGGCGGAATCCTCGCAGACGGAAACGGTGCTGCGCGCGCCCTTCGACGGAATCATCGTCGAACGCCGTCTGGAACCGGGCGACATGGCCTTGCCCGGTTCGCCGATCCTGGTTCTTCAGGAATCGCAGCGGCTTCGGATCGAGAGCGCCATCCCCGCCGAGTGCGCCGGCCTGGTCGAAATCGGAGATGAACTCAAGGTCCGCATCGCCAATCCGGAACGAGAACTCGATGCCGTGGCGGACGAAATCCAACCTGCCGCCGATCCCAGGACCCGAACCGTGCTGGTGAAAGCCCGCTTGCCCGAAGATTCGGGCGTGCAGCCCGGCGCGTTCGGCTGGCTCTATCAAGCCTGCGGTCAGGACGAGGTGCTGTTGCTGCCGGTTTCCGCCGTGAGCCGCGTCGGACAACTCGAGAGCGTACGGCTGGTAGTCGACGATAAGGTCCGGCTGCGTCACGTCCGCACCGGCAAGCGGCACGACGGTCAGATCGAAATTCTCTCGGGACTCGATGAAGGTGATACCGTGCTGCTCCCGGAGGCCGGTCGATGA